From a region of the Thermodesulfobium sp. 4217-1 genome:
- a CDS encoding N-acetylmuramoyl-L-alanine amidase: MRYLNIILFLLCFLLSSLGVSNAQDLSTVQNVFFKSSPDAVAVFVQIQGEPKFSYFRLEDGRIVLNIEQSKILKKGAIMPSSNTVTNIHFAQNTPDMVRVVVGSDVKASFNVSKIDGGILISVGSTTPLINLANGITNEVPKVVPYNYIPEKNQLASNQNSQGNSNLVPNNSNPETSQLKSTQSNQVNSNLYPPLKNAKLIVIDPGHGGSDPGCVANGVQEKIATLGVALHLKPILEKMGFKVIMTRDTDRDVWGRPNMPGYDADESELQARVNIANENGAALFLSIHFNACADPSVHGTQVYYYSPQSYRYASIMTNDIAKVNPVYTDRPIRRPFWVIKYTTMPAILIETDFITNPSVASQVYNSEYQEKMAQAIAQGIYDSYKEIYQ; the protein is encoded by the coding sequence ATGAGATATCTTAATATAATTCTTTTCTTGTTATGTTTCTTGTTATCCAGTCTCGGCGTTTCTAATGCGCAAGATCTGTCAACTGTTCAAAATGTATTTTTTAAATCTTCCCCTGATGCGGTAGCGGTCTTTGTCCAGATTCAGGGCGAGCCTAAATTTAGCTATTTTAGGCTGGAAGATGGAAGAATAGTATTAAACATAGAGCAGTCTAAAATTCTTAAAAAGGGTGCTATTATGCCCTCATCAAATACAGTAACCAACATTCATTTTGCCCAAAATACTCCTGATATGGTGAGAGTGGTTGTCGGGAGCGATGTTAAGGCAAGTTTTAATGTTTCAAAGATTGATGGCGGCATACTTATAAGCGTGGGAAGCACCACTCCTTTAATAAACCTGGCAAACGGAATAACCAATGAGGTTCCAAAAGTGGTTCCTTACAATTATATTCCTGAGAAAAATCAACTTGCAAGCAATCAAAATTCTCAAGGAAACTCTAATCTAGTGCCAAACAATTCTAATCCTGAAACATCTCAGCTTAAGAGTACCCAAAGTAATCAAGTAAATTCAAATCTTTATCCGCCGTTAAAAAACGCCAAGCTTATTGTGATCGATCCTGGGCATGGCGGCTCGGATCCTGGATGTGTGGCGAATGGAGTTCAGGAAAAGATCGCTACATTGGGAGTCGCTCTTCATTTGAAGCCCATATTGGAAAAGATGGGGTTCAAGGTCATAATGACCAGAGATACTGATAGAGATGTGTGGGGTAGACCAAACATGCCAGGTTATGATGCTGATGAGTCTGAGCTTCAGGCAAGAGTAAATATAGCAAACGAGAATGGGGCAGCTCTTTTTTTGAGCATTCACTTCAACGCTTGTGCTGACCCATCTGTTCATGGTACACAAGTTTATTACTATAGTCCACAGAGCTATAGATACGCAAGTATAATGACTAATGACATCGCAAAGGTGAACCCAGTTTACACAGATAGGCCAATTAGAAGGCCGTTTTGGGTTATAAAATATACAACAATGCCCGCGATATTGATTGAAACTGATTTCATTACCAACCCATCGGTAGCTTCTCAAGTATATAATTCAGAGTACCAAGAGAAAATGGCCCAGGCGATTGCCCAGGGAATTTATGATTCTTATAAGGAGATTTATCAATGA
- a CDS encoding CoA-binding protein has product MYVENNINMFEEFKKWAVVGASPKKEKYGYKVFKTLVGRGFTVYPVHVAAKEIDGFKVYPNINSLPEIPEAVVLIIPPEKTLSVLNDMVKLNIHNVWFQPGSESEEAVEFCKKNDINFVSKACLMMDVSPESFRFEI; this is encoded by the coding sequence ATGTATGTAGAAAACAATATTAATATGTTTGAAGAGTTTAAAAAATGGGCAGTGGTTGGCGCAAGTCCTAAAAAAGAAAAGTATGGGTATAAAGTTTTTAAAACTCTTGTCGGAAGAGGGTTTACTGTGTATCCTGTGCACGTGGCAGCAAAGGAGATTGACGGTTTTAAGGTGTATCCGAATATAAACTCTTTACCAGAGATACCAGAGGCAGTGGTATTGATAATTCCTCCAGAAAAAACACTGTCGGTGCTAAATGATATGGTTAAACTAAATATTCACAACGTATGGTTTCAGCCTGGCTCAGAGTCTGAAGAGGCTGTTGAGTTTTGCAAAAAAAATGACATAAATTTTGTATCAAAGGCCTGTCTAATGATGGACGTTTCACCGGAAAGCTTCAGGTTTGAAATCTAA
- a CDS encoding DEAD/DEAH box helicase family protein, with translation MSKLHLQNIVDDISFENLPVKWQGFDFVRFSKDKALFDFQQNALKNALKALHLFFKDRNADKKELFDHYKLNGLEEDFDYDLKKKQDSKTAKYLLEYPEDYPIIKNKISYAYFINRMSFWMATGSGKTLIIVKLIELLGKLIAEKELPTRDILFLTHRDDLLDQFKNHVDEFNNFNFETKINLKSLRDYESVKRENALPFGKNEITVFYYRSDLISDEHKEKIVNFKNYDNSGKWYILLDEAHKGDKEDSKRQILYSILSRNGFLFNFSATFTDPRDFATCAFNFNLSRFVEEGYGKHIYVSQSNISAFKSKDDFSLIEKQKIVLKTLLLLTYIDKYFEEIRKVDNSLYHCPLLLTLVNSVNVEEADLELFFRELERVARNEIRADLLKIAKEELVQEFRDNTKFVFEELECTINADLASKLDYEDILKYALNAKTPGSIEVLKIPGNRNELIFKLRTAEKPFALIKIGDISGWLKDKLEGYEINESFENESYFRRINSDDSDINILMGSRSFYEGWDSNRPNLLLFVNIGVGSDAKKFVLQSVGRGVRIEPQKNKRKRLQNLYNANEVDKQLFEKAKNLILPIESLFVFGTNAENLKEIIATLKAEKQDKSLGEAFILNPEAQKHLLLVPVYKNSERIFAEEKDPQKYPISREDFDITSKFYGFLGDKIALAKYDCEAKILKKTEESFAKKNRYYDFNESNSLFEPELILGRIFDYFSVKSKEFDKFKELKNEIVHFKHVRFSDGEKYQKILEAIGKVKNYPQKVAKEKGIDEEFERTKDKEKYKKAIKQLELDFQPEIKCDRLKIKYLANHYYLPMIVSETEKIDYLNHIINVDSEVRFIEQLEEYLAKPNNIFVQFDWWMFSKLDQTLDDVTIPYYNPKENKMANFKPDFIFWMQKDKRYLILFVDPKGTNFADYQHKVDGYRKIFENKVFLYNEFNISTKLLLYTNDIAKVGENYKRYWFDNFDDFEDKIKLIL, from the coding sequence ATGAGTAAGTTACATCTCCAAAACATCGTAGATGATATTTCTTTTGAAAACTTGCCGGTAAAGTGGCAAGGATTTGATTTTGTGCGGTTTTCAAAAGATAAAGCGCTCTTTGATTTTCAGCAAAATGCGTTAAAAAACGCCCTAAAAGCCTTGCATTTATTTTTTAAGGACAGGAATGCTGATAAAAAGGAGTTGTTTGATCATTACAAGCTTAATGGTTTGGAAGAAGATTTTGATTACGACTTAAAGAAAAAGCAGGATAGTAAAACTGCAAAATATCTTTTGGAATATCCTGAAGATTATCCGATAATTAAGAATAAGATATCATATGCCTACTTTATCAACAGAATGAGTTTCTGGATGGCGACAGGTTCGGGCAAAACGCTGATTATAGTGAAATTGATTGAACTTTTGGGCAAACTGATTGCCGAAAAAGAATTGCCGACGCGGGATATTCTCTTTTTAACGCACCGTGATGACCTTTTGGACCAATTTAAAAATCATGTTGATGAGTTTAACAATTTTAACTTTGAAACGAAGATAAATCTTAAAAGTTTGCGAGATTATGAGAGTGTAAAACGCGAAAACGCTTTACCGTTTGGGAAAAACGAGATTACTGTTTTCTATTATCGTTCTGATTTGATCTCTGACGAACATAAGGAAAAAATTGTCAATTTCAAAAATTATGACAATAGCGGTAAATGGTATATTCTTCTGGACGAAGCTCATAAAGGAGACAAAGAAGATAGCAAACGGCAGATCTTATATTCTATCCTCTCAAGGAACGGATTTTTATTTAATTTTTCAGCTACATTTACCGATCCAAGGGACTTTGCGACCTGTGCGTTTAATTTTAATCTTTCAAGGTTCGTTGAAGAAGGGTATGGTAAGCATATTTATGTGTCTCAATCAAATATTAGTGCATTTAAAAGTAAAGATGATTTTTCCCTAATTGAGAAGCAAAAAATCGTTTTAAAAACTCTTTTGCTATTAACTTATATCGATAAGTATTTTGAAGAAATAAGGAAAGTTGATAACTCATTGTATCATTGCCCGCTACTTTTGACGCTGGTTAATTCTGTGAATGTGGAAGAAGCTGATCTAGAATTATTTTTCAGGGAACTGGAAAGAGTTGCGAGAAACGAAATTAGAGCCGATTTACTTAAAATAGCAAAAGAGGAACTTGTCCAAGAATTTCGCGACAACACTAAATTTGTATTTGAGGAGTTGGAGTGCACTATCAACGCTGACTTGGCTTCAAAATTGGATTACGAGGATATTTTGAAATATGCTTTGAACGCTAAAACTCCGGGTAGTATTGAAGTTTTGAAAATTCCAGGCAACAGAAATGAATTGATTTTTAAACTTAGGACAGCCGAAAAGCCGTTTGCGTTAATTAAAATCGGCGATATCTCCGGCTGGCTAAAGGACAAACTTGAAGGATATGAAATAAACGAAAGTTTTGAGAACGAAAGTTATTTCAGGCGAATCAATAGCGATGATTCCGATATAAACATTTTAATGGGCTCCCGCTCTTTTTACGAGGGCTGGGATTCTAATAGACCCAATCTACTTCTATTTGTTAACATCGGAGTTGGAAGCGATGCTAAAAAATTCGTTTTGCAATCAGTGGGCAGGGGCGTAAGAATAGAACCGCAGAAAAACAAAAGAAAAAGACTCCAAAATTTGTACAATGCAAATGAAGTAGACAAGCAATTATTTGAGAAAGCCAAAAATCTGATTTTGCCGATTGAAAGCTTGTTTGTTTTCGGGACTAACGCGGAAAACTTGAAGGAAATAATTGCAACCCTAAAAGCGGAAAAACAGGACAAGAGTTTGGGCGAAGCGTTTATTTTAAATCCCGAAGCGCAAAAACATCTTCTTTTGGTGCCGGTTTACAAAAACTCTGAAAGGATTTTTGCCGAAGAAAAAGACCCGCAAAAATATCCTATCAGCCGCGAAGATTTTGATATAACCTCGAAGTTTTATGGATTTTTAGGTGATAAAATCGCTTTAGCCAAATATGATTGTGAAGCGAAGATCTTAAAGAAAACAGAAGAAAGTTTTGCAAAAAAGAATCGATACTATGACTTTAACGAAAGCAACTCTCTCTTTGAGCCAGAGTTAATTCTGGGTCGAATTTTTGATTATTTCAGTGTTAAAAGCAAAGAGTTTGATAAATTTAAGGAATTAAAAAATGAAATTGTACATTTCAAGCATGTTAGATTTAGCGATGGCGAAAAATATCAAAAAATACTGGAAGCAATTGGGAAGGTGAAGAATTATCCTCAGAAGGTGGCTAAAGAAAAGGGAATTGATGAAGAGTTTGAAAGAACAAAGGATAAAGAAAAGTATAAAAAGGCAATAAAACAATTAGAATTGGATTTTCAGCCAGAAATTAAGTGTGACAGATTAAAGATCAAGTATTTGGCTAACCATTACTACCTTCCGATGATAGTTTCAGAAACCGAAAAAATTGATTATCTCAACCATATTATCAATGTTGATAGCGAGGTAAGATTTATTGAGCAACTGGAAGAATATCTTGCCAAACCAAACAATATATTTGTTCAATTTGACTGGTGGATGTTTTCAAAACTTGATCAAACGCTGGATGATGTAACAATTCCTTATTACAATCCAAAAGAAAATAAAATGGCAAACTTTAAGCCGGACTTTATTTTTTGGATGCAAAAAGATAAGCGATACCTGATTTTGTTTGTTGATCCCAAAGGGACAAATTTTGCTGATTACCAACACAAAGTAGATGGGTACAGAAAGATTTTTGAAAACAAAGTTTTTTTATATAACGAATTTAATATTTCTACTAAACTACTTCTTTATACTAATGATATTGCTAAAGTGGGAGAAAATTATAAAAGATATTGGTTTGATAATTTTGACGATTTTGAAGACAAAATTAAGTTAATTTTATGA
- a CDS encoding site-specific DNA-methyltransferase, with amino-acid sequence MTKEEKFYRALQDVFIGARIEGTGGFVNLMSIKSNYYRKIEQLLKEDIEKALERYSSFKNELFDKLYSFFSRYFTESGSIYFNSTPFHNNIYEKVYTDNKDVILFWKTQMLYYVKTDRIFRSLEIESDGFKFYFDVSSLEHKKANEKRSLIFELDKVKEDRTIVFDVQYSERGTKTKQDEILKAIKRKGLSITEEQLERAFRVFEKQSEVDFFINKNAKAFLQEQFKLWSYQYFWEGAKEWGADRVNQLQILKDIAFKIIDFISQFEDELVKIWNKPKFVKNSNYVITLDKITPAIIEKIIKHKNFGEQVKEWEELGIIQNAKIKSQNDNSKFKIDLFEDTLEGKQIKKEYEHLPIDTKYFKDLELEILDQFDDLDKSLDGWLIKSENYQALNTILPKFKEKVQTIYIDPPFNLDSSDQFLYRTNYKDANWATLLENRLRLAKKWLNEKGSIFVRCDYNGNWIVRPIMDNIFDNNYKNEIILSKSAKLTEKINKYHSAHDSLFFYTKSDIYDFEPATRKREEPKWRGMHLPGIRWSTIPNEYVKLFSKENVKEKNGKFVTRARIILGKELLPPEGRHWALSQESIFELEKEGKIKLNEKGEPQTEEAETQKLTDNWTDWVGYSSIWGFTTENNEKVIERVIRTSSLREADLILDFFLGSGTTTAVAHKLKRKWIGVEMGEHFYSVILPRMKKVLAYDKSGISKEVKEYQGGGFFKYYELEQYEEALANCKYEDGDLFIRPSASPYQEYVFMKDEKMLKALEIDYDNNKVKVDLSKLYPNPSAPLGTSIDIAETLSNRTGKWIKKISDGKVEFEDGTKINTKNLDYKLIKPLIWWE; translated from the coding sequence ATGACTAAAGAAGAGAAATTTTACAGGGCTTTACAGGATGTTTTTATCGGTGCCAGGATTGAAGGCACTGGCGGTTTTGTTAATTTGATGAGCATAAAATCAAATTACTACAGAAAAATCGAACAATTACTGAAAGAAGATATAGAAAAAGCATTAGAAAGATATTCCTCATTCAAGAATGAACTTTTTGATAAGCTCTACTCCTTTTTCAGCCGCTATTTTACAGAAAGTGGCTCAATCTATTTCAACTCAACGCCATTTCATAACAACATCTACGAAAAGGTTTACACTGATAACAAAGATGTCATCCTCTTTTGGAAAACGCAGATGCTCTACTATGTAAAGACCGACCGTATTTTCAGAAGTTTAGAGATAGAATCCGATGGTTTTAAATTTTATTTTGATGTTTCAAGTTTAGAGCATAAAAAAGCCAATGAAAAACGCTCGTTGATTTTTGAATTAGATAAAGTTAAAGAAGACAGAACAATTGTCTTTGACGTTCAATACTCCGAGAGGGGCACAAAAACAAAACAAGACGAGATATTAAAAGCCATAAAGAGAAAAGGCTTGAGCATTACGGAAGAACAATTGGAACGCGCTTTTAGAGTTTTTGAAAAACAAAGCGAGGTTGATTTCTTCATTAACAAAAATGCCAAAGCATTTTTACAAGAGCAATTTAAGCTTTGGAGTTATCAGTATTTCTGGGAGGGGGCGAAAGAGTGGGGCGCGGACAGGGTCAATCAACTGCAAATCCTCAAAGACATTGCTTTCAAAATAATTGATTTTATCTCCCAGTTTGAAGACGAGTTAGTAAAAATCTGGAATAAGCCAAAGTTTGTTAAAAATTCAAATTATGTAATTACGCTGGACAAAATAACTCCCGCTATCATTGAAAAGATTATCAAACATAAGAATTTTGGCGAACAGGTGAAAGAGTGGGAAGAGCTGGGGATAATTCAAAATGCAAAAATCAAAAGTCAAAATGACAATTCAAAATTCAAAATTGATTTATTTGAAGATACTTTAGAAGGCAAGCAGATTAAAAAAGAATACGAGCATTTACCCATTGATACAAAGTATTTCAAGGATTTAGAACTTGAGATTTTAGACCAGTTTGATGATTTAGACAAATCTCTGGACGGCTGGCTAATAAAAAGCGAGAACTATCAGGCATTAAATACCATTCTGCCGAAATTTAAAGAAAAAGTGCAGACGATTTATATTGATCCACCGTTTAATTTGGATTCTTCCGATCAGTTTTTATATCGCACAAATTACAAAGATGCCAACTGGGCAACATTACTTGAAAACCGATTACGCCTTGCCAAAAAATGGCTGAATGAAAAAGGAAGCATTTTTGTAAGATGCGATTACAATGGAAACTGGATTGTAAGACCGATAATGGATAACATATTCGATAATAATTATAAAAACGAAATCATTTTGAGTAAATCGGCCAAGTTAACCGAAAAAATAAACAAGTATCATAGTGCGCACGATTCTTTATTCTTCTATACAAAATCAGATATTTATGATTTTGAACCAGCAACAAGGAAAAGAGAAGAACCAAAATGGAGAGGCATGCATTTACCCGGTATTCGATGGTCGACTATCCCGAATGAATATGTAAAATTGTTTTCAAAAGAAAATGTAAAAGAGAAGAATGGAAAGTTTGTTACGAGAGCAAGAATAATTTTAGGCAAAGAATTATTGCCACCAGAGGGTAGACATTGGGCATTAAGTCAAGAATCAATATTTGAGTTAGAAAAAGAAGGAAAAATTAAGTTGAATGAGAAAGGAGAACCACAAACCGAAGAAGCAGAAACTCAAAAATTAACTGATAATTGGACCGATTGGGTTGGTTACTCTTCAATATGGGGGTTTACTACTGAAAATAACGAAAAAGTTATTGAAAGAGTAATTAGGACTTCTTCCCTTAGAGAAGCTGATTTAATCCTTGACTTCTTCCTTGGCTCTGGCACAACCACCGCAGTGGCGCATAAACTTAAAAGAAAGTGGATTGGCGTGGAGATGGGAGAGCATTTTTACAGCGTGATTTTGCCAAGGATGAAAAAGGTTTTGGCTTATGATAAATCAGGAATTTCAAAAGAAGTAAAAGAATATCAAGGTGGTGGATTTTTCAAATACTACGAACTTGAGCAATACGAGGAAGCCCTGGCAAACTGCAAATACGAAGATGGTGACTTGTTTATAAGACCAAGTGCATCGCCTTATCAGGAATATGTTTTTATGAAAGACGAAAAAATGCTCAAAGCTTTGGAGATTGATTATGATAACAACAAAGTCAAAGTGGATCTATCAAAACTCTATCCGAATCCCTCGGCTCCGCTCGGGACAAGCATAGACATTGCTGAAACTTTATCAAATCGTACCGGAAAATGGATTAAGAAAATCAGCGATGGAAAGGTAGAATTTGAAGACGGAACAAAAATCAATACCAAAAATTTGGATTATAAACTCATTAAGCCATTAATTTGGTGGGAGTGA
- a CDS encoding diguanylate cyclase, translating to MQENNNIPLENKFDTLKNIIDNLDIPILLIDKNHKIILQNKSAFDLFGSKIGGHCWYELWNANFLPKVQREFFEEGKVLPTMQCYFCLSNIELNSKKYLLKELYFKDEYWQLNWISLDKNNMYLIYLINLTHSKEKEKGLKEEKNFLREVIDLVPDMVWLKDSQKRYLLANKAICNKLLHAKNTNEPVGKTDLYFAQRIRAQKPDDPNFHTFGELCMDSDSVVLATKKRGRFEEYGNVAGKYLHLDVIKVPRKNEKGEITAILGAARDVTEQKIAEKQLKEAQESLKHSLAYYKILFEKNAAGMLIIDKNFTIIDANPTICKMLLYTKEELINKNINLIHKDDKSIEKCRKLIKKLFRKPNEEITIEQNFKRKDGSTIWIEATSSLIELPNNERAIIWSAIDTTNLYLLKEKLYFQALHDNLTKLPNRRYLSLELAKAIERVKRHDHILAVCMIDLDDFKPINDTYGHNIGDIVLKTIAQRLTNRLRRVDFVARLGGDEFVILLESIKNPKHLERIFTKIDEAISSPIKMTENITAKVGASIGVYLYQKDDSATPDDILRFIDIAMYESKKQKGNREHFWKIYSNKSF from the coding sequence ATGCAAGAAAATAATAATATACCTTTAGAAAATAAATTTGATACTCTTAAAAATATAATTGATAACTTAGACATACCCATTTTACTTATAGATAAAAATCATAAAATTATTTTGCAAAATAAGAGCGCTTTTGATTTATTTGGTTCAAAAATAGGCGGACATTGCTGGTATGAATTATGGAATGCTAACTTCCTTCCTAAAGTTCAAAGGGAGTTTTTTGAAGAAGGGAAAGTTTTACCAACCATGCAATGCTACTTTTGCCTATCCAATATAGAACTTAATTCAAAAAAATATTTGCTTAAAGAATTATATTTTAAGGATGAATACTGGCAATTGAACTGGATATCATTAGACAAAAACAATATGTACTTGATTTATCTAATAAACTTAACTCACTCCAAAGAAAAAGAGAAAGGGCTAAAAGAAGAAAAAAATTTTTTAAGAGAAGTCATAGATCTTGTGCCAGATATGGTATGGCTAAAAGATTCTCAAAAAAGATATCTACTCGCAAATAAAGCAATATGTAATAAACTCTTACATGCAAAAAATACAAACGAGCCTGTAGGCAAAACTGACCTGTATTTTGCCCAAAGAATAAGAGCCCAAAAACCAGATGATCCAAACTTTCATACCTTTGGAGAATTGTGTATGGACTCTGATTCAGTAGTACTTGCTACTAAAAAGCGAGGTAGATTCGAAGAATACGGAAACGTAGCAGGAAAGTATCTACACCTTGATGTTATAAAAGTTCCAAGAAAAAACGAAAAAGGAGAAATAACTGCAATACTTGGAGCAGCAAGGGATGTAACAGAACAAAAGATAGCAGAAAAACAATTAAAAGAGGCCCAAGAAAGCTTAAAGCACTCACTTGCCTATTATAAAATTCTATTTGAAAAAAATGCGGCAGGTATGTTAATTATAGATAAAAACTTTACTATAATTGATGCTAATCCAACTATTTGCAAAATGCTTCTATATACCAAAGAAGAACTTATAAACAAAAACATAAACCTTATCCATAAAGATGACAAATCAATTGAAAAGTGTAGGAAACTTATCAAGAAACTCTTTAGAAAACCGAACGAAGAAATAACTATAGAACAAAATTTTAAAAGGAAAGATGGTTCAACTATTTGGATCGAGGCTACAAGTTCCTTGATCGAACTTCCAAATAATGAAAGGGCAATTATCTGGAGTGCAATAGATACTACAAACCTATATTTACTAAAAGAAAAACTTTATTTCCAGGCACTTCACGATAATCTTACAAAACTACCAAATAGACGTTATTTAAGTTTAGAACTTGCAAAGGCAATAGAACGTGTCAAAAGGCATGATCATATCCTGGCAGTTTGCATGATAGATCTGGACGATTTTAAGCCCATAAACGATACTTATGGTCACAATATAGGCGATATAGTTTTAAAAACTATAGCTCAGCGTTTAACAAACAGACTAAGAAGGGTTGATTTTGTCGCCAGACTGGGTGGTGATGAGTTTGTAATTCTATTAGAATCTATTAAAAATCCAAAGCATTTAGAAAGGATTTTTACAAAAATTGATGAAGCTATTAGCTCGCCTATTAAGATGACAGAAAATATTACTGCCAAGGTTGGTGCCAGTATTGGGGTATATCTATATCAAAAGGATGATTCTGCTACTCCCGATGATATCTTGAGATTTATTGATATAGCAATGTATGAAAGCAAAAAACAAAAGGGAAACAGAGAACATTTTTGGAAAATTTATTCAAATAAAAGCTTTTAA
- the murI gene encoding glutamate racemase: MKIGIFDSGLGGVNILNSIINSNSPLIDDIFYVADTINVPYGNKDTEQLEYIVKNIISFLESKGCDLIISACNTSSSTVLNKLKQDTSTPIIGTIEPTVSFIKETFHHKNLILLATKATIESQTFERALAASDYDIYPVACPQLVDAIELKDPSLEIKDLIKKYLQININLHEPVGILLGCTHYPIIKDEINNVASKIFSSKITILDPCTKISFEALSLLPTSSITDKPKRIFIYDTFDINLLKKKIEYYFRFDKVNVYFEKISNITPLNELKISQPQY; encoded by the coding sequence TTGAAAATAGGTATTTTTGACTCGGGGTTGGGTGGAGTAAACATCTTAAACTCTATTATAAATAGCAATTCGCCGCTAATAGACGACATATTCTATGTCGCTGACACCATAAATGTACCTTATGGGAACAAAGATACAGAACAGCTCGAATATATAGTAAAAAATATTATTTCCTTTCTGGAGAGTAAGGGCTGCGATTTAATTATCAGCGCTTGTAACACGTCATCATCCACAGTTTTAAATAAATTAAAACAAGACACCAGCACCCCTATAATAGGCACCATAGAGCCTACGGTAAGCTTCATAAAAGAAACCTTTCATCACAAAAACCTTATACTCCTTGCCACAAAGGCCACAATAGAGAGCCAGACCTTTGAGAGAGCGCTTGCTGCATCTGACTACGACATATATCCAGTAGCCTGTCCACAGCTTGTCGACGCTATAGAATTAAAAGATCCGTCCTTAGAAATAAAAGATCTTATAAAAAAGTATCTTCAAATAAATATAAACCTGCACGAACCAGTAGGCATATTATTGGGCTGTACACACTATCCTATAATAAAAGATGAGATTAACAATGTGGCATCTAAGATATTTTCAAGCAAAATAACAATTTTAGACCCCTGTACAAAGATTTCTTTTGAGGCTCTCAGTCTCTTACCGACAAGCAGCATCACAGATAAGCCAAAAAGAATTTTTATATACGACACATTTGACATAAATCTTTTAAAGAAGAAAATAGAATATTACTTTAGATTTGATAAGGTAAACGTTTATTTTGAAAAAATATCAAACATAACCCCATTAAATGAACTTAAAATCAGCCAACCTCAATATTAA
- a CDS encoding aminopeptidase: MSDLKDSLFRKKKNAWLNADKGIIFDFAQEYKKFLHICKTERETVKFVSEYFLKHKRDREFILVNRNKSVALVRLSEGFGMRMVTSHIDTPRIDLKQNPLFEDSGFGLFHTHYYGGIKKYQWLNIPISLHGFLIKPGGDIVEINIGEDDGDPVFVIPDLLPHLSKKAVDEKLVKEAFDANKLNLICGSLPYSEEEKDQIKLNILNYLHEKYKIVEEDFISAEIQAVPALEPRDIGFDRGLIGAYGQDDRICAFTSLKAFFDIDASDKTQVVLMVDKEEIGSEGNTSAQSSFIYEIAVEILKRKGMDPTFINILNFFKNSQCLSADVSAAVNPMYKDVHEADNAAFINNGIVITKFTGHGGKYSSNDANTEFVAKIRDIFNKDKVLWQIAELGKVDEGGGGTIAKYISKHNIETLDCGPALISMHSPFEISSKADLYETYKAYKSFMTMK; the protein is encoded by the coding sequence ATGTCAGATTTAAAAGACTCTTTATTTAGGAAGAAAAAGAACGCATGGCTGAATGCAGATAAGGGAATTATTTTCGATTTTGCTCAAGAATATAAAAAATTTCTACATATATGTAAAACTGAGAGAGAAACTGTAAAATTCGTAAGTGAGTACTTTCTTAAGCACAAAAGAGACAGAGAGTTTATTCTTGTAAACAGAAATAAAAGTGTGGCCTTGGTAAGGCTTTCAGAGGGTTTTGGTATGAGGATGGTTACAAGTCACATTGACACGCCAAGAATCGATCTAAAACAGAATCCACTTTTTGAGGATAGCGGTTTTGGCTTATTTCATACTCATTATTATGGTGGGATTAAAAAATATCAGTGGTTAAATATTCCGATTTCTTTGCACGGATTTTTAATAAAACCTGGTGGAGATATCGTAGAGATAAACATTGGCGAAGATGATGGCGATCCAGTTTTCGTAATACCAGACCTTTTGCCTCATCTTTCAAAAAAGGCTGTAGATGAGAAGCTGGTAAAAGAGGCATTCGATGCTAACAAGCTTAATCTAATATGTGGCTCTTTGCCTTATTCAGAGGAAGAAAAGGATCAGATTAAATTAAATATTTTAAATTACTTGCATGAAAAATACAAAATCGTTGAAGAGGATTTTATAAGTGCTGAGATTCAGGCGGTGCCTGCCCTTGAACCGCGCGACATAGGATTCGATAGAGGGTTGATAGGAGCCTATGGACAGGATGACAGGATATGCGCCTTTACTTCTTTGAAGGCATTTTTCGATATTGACGCATCTGACAAAACTCAGGTAGTCTTGATGGTGGACAAGGAAGAAATTGGATCCGAGGGAAATACATCTGCACAATCAAGCTTTATATATGAGATAGCTGTAGAAATATTGAAAAGAAAGGGAATGGATCCTACATTTATAAATATTTTAAACTTTTTCAAAAACTCGCAGTGCCTATCAGCTGACGTTAGCGCAGCGGTCAACCCAATGTATAAAGACGTTCATGAAGCTGATAACGCAGCATTTATAAATAACGGTATAGTTATTACAAAATTTACAGGACATGGTGGAAAATATAGTTCCAATGACGCAAACACTGAGTTTGTTGCCAAAATCAGAGATATTTTTAATAAGGACAAAGTACTTTGGCAGATTGCAGAGCTTGGCAAGGTAGATGAGGGCGGAGGCGGCACTATTGCGAAGTATATTTCAAAGCACAATATTGAAACCCTTGATTGTGGGCCTGCTTTGATCTCTATGCATTCGCCTTTTGAGATATCGTCAAAAGCTGATCTGTATGAAACTTATAAGGCATACAAGTCTTTTATGACTATGAAATAA